The Salvelinus fontinalis isolate EN_2023a unplaced genomic scaffold, ASM2944872v1 scaffold_0359, whole genome shotgun sequence genome includes the window catgtatcttttgtcaggctgaatgtttgaatatatgaggtgatttgagtcatgcttcttcagtagtggaataaagacaattagcacTTGAATGTAGTCAataaatactggagtgatgtaggattgttaataaaattgattatagaccaatTTATTATACTGCGTCTATGTGTTAAGGCTGCAAGTACGTTGAAATTAAGTTGTTTTCAAGTAATTTTTTAAAAAACGACCAGAAAATAAAATTTTTAACTTTCACTTTCAACTACAACTGAACATATATTGGACGTCGGGGATAGCCTTCTTTTCAACgtcttttcaattacattttgctaAGTGGGAATAGcgcaatgtcaaaacacagttttaacgtgtccaaatcaataaccaatatgcagaaacagtttgggataaattgaaaacctaaacattttgaagtgttgcattttgattcaagtgggtcaccaaagtggtaagtgtaacacaactctatttttgttagtcacattttgttaaatctcataaatagtactctttcaattcagagcctggatttccccCTGAGGCTGATATACATATCATGCTGCAATCAATTGAACAGGGCAAACGATAAGgtcatcattaaaatactcctactacaatgttaaaacattctacatggtgacatcattaaaatactccttctacaatgttaaaacattctacattgtgacatcgtTTCATTGATATCACGAAATAACTcctttgatcagagatctttgtTTCTTGTCAGCTATaacgtttctctcctgtgtgtattctctggtgtaacgtcagctggccagatcgaacaaaacttttcccacattgaccacagctatttagtttctctcctgtgtgtattctctggtgtagagtcagattgccagatgtagtaaaactcttcccacattgacgacagctgtaaggtttctctcctgtgtgtgttctctggtgtacagtcagattgctagatgtagtaaaactcttcccacattgaccacagctgtaaggtttctctcctgtgtgtattctctggtgtagagtcagatggccagatcgaccaaaactcttcccacattgaccacagctataagatttctctcctgtgtgtattctctggtgttgagtcagattgctagatgtagtaaaactcttcccacattgaccacagctgtaagatttctctcctgtgtgtgttctctggtgtagagtcagagtgctagatgcaccaaaactcttcccacattgaccacaactataaggtttctctcctgtgtgtgttctctggtgtacagtcagagtgctagatgcaccaaaactcttcccacattgaccacaactataagatttctctcctgtgtgtgttctctggtgtgatgtcagagTGCTAGatgcaccaaaactcttcccacattgaccacaactataagatttctctcctgtgtgtgttctctggtgtgatgtcaggtggccagatcgaccaaaactcttcccacattgaccacagctaaaagatttctctcctgtgtgtgttctctggtgtaatgttagctggccagatgtagtaaaactcttcccacattgaccacaacaataaggtttctctcctgtgtgtgttctctggtgtacagtcagactgcttgatgtagtaaaactcttcccacattgatcacagctataaggtttctctcctgtgtgtgttctctggtgtagagtcagattgttagatgtagtaaaactcttcccacattgatcacagctataagatttctctcctgtgtgtgttctctggtgtaatgtcagcttgcttgatgtagtaaaattcttcccacattgaccacagctataagatttctctcctttgtgtgttctctggtgaaatgtaatgcctgatgaggtgaatctcttcccacagtcagagtaGCAGTGAGTTcccttccctgtggatctctgctggtgtttcttgaggtgttctgatctggagagactcttctctgcctctacagcatcatgaggttgttgaggctccccagaggatccacgatagtcccgtatctctcctgtgtgaacaacaaagtcagacagatgattaaaggcccacaacagcggtaatccactgtaaaaggtgatgccaacagcatagccatgatgttgtacaacaattgatgtctgtaatgaatgttaaaattatttgacaattgtcttaaaatgagcaacaagtcatattttgtcttgttttcacattagtagtaacatctaaGATTGTAGActtgaaataagttattcatgttgttgataCTCTAAGAAGTGagccagacgacttttggtctccaatataggcccctttctgtgttgctAAAATTGCGGCAGGAGGGCGATGCAACACAACTTGAttgtagaaactcctccctgctaatgaggaaaccactagttatggatgtagtatatctggtaatgaggaaaccactagttattgaagtagtatatctgctaatgaggaaaccactagttatggatgtagtatatctggtaatgaggaaaccactagttatggatgtagtatatctggtaatgaggaaaccactagttatggatgtagtatatctggtaatgaggaaaccactagttatggatgtagtatatctggtaatgaggaaaccactagttatggatgtagtatatctggtaatgaggaaaccactagttatggatgtagtatatctggtaatgaggaaaccactagttatggatgtagtatatctggtaatgaggaaaccgctagttatggatgtagtatatctggtaatgaggaaaccactagttatggatgtagtatatctggtaatgagaaaaccactagttatggatgtagtatatctgctaatgaggaaaccgctagttatggatgtggtatatctggtaatgaggaaaccactagttatggatgtggtatatctggtaatgaggaaaccactagttatggatgtagtatatctggtaatgaggaaaccactagttatggatgtagtatatctgctaatgaggaaaccactagttatggatgtagtgtatctggtaatgaggaaaccactagttatggatgtagtatatctggtaatgaggaaaccactagttatggatgtagtatatctggtaatgaggaaaccactagttatggatgtagtatatctagtaatgaggaaaccgctagttattaatgtagtatatctgctaatgaggaaaccactagttatggatgtagtgtatctggtaatgaggaacccactagttatggatgtagtatatctggtaatgaggaaaccactagttatggatgtagtatatctggtaatgaggaaaccactagttatggatgtagtatatctagtaatgaggaaaccgctagttattaatgtagtatatctggtaatgaggaaaccgctagttatggatgtagtatatctggtaatgaggaaaccactagttatggatgtagtatatctggtaatgaggaaaccactagttatggatgtagtatatctggtaatgaggaaaccactagttatggatgtagtatatctggtaatgaggaaaccactagttatggatgtagtatatctgcctggagcaaaaatggtgagcaaagattttagtttttcacaatgtattctgaatgtgaatagGGGAAAACTCATGGGAGTagcctccatttccaggttgcttatgagtgcatttcacactactttggattataattataCAATATAAAATGATCAAATTATAAAAAgacgcagaaaaatgtatccatgcatttgttacttctaggttagactactgcaatgctctattttccggctacccggataaagcactaaataaacttcagttagtgctaaatacggctgctagaatcctgactagaaccaagaaatttgatcatattactccagtgctagcttccctacctgctagcttccctacctccctactggcctacctggttaaataaagttgaaaaataaaaaatgtaggaATTGTTCATGACGTCCTCCAGTGATTTtaacttttcctgttgaaaagtgatatataaatacagtaaagtataaacacactaaagggaaacaaataaatgttttgaggAAAATAGTGTTTTTTTAGACAACTGCAAACTAGAAGGAGTGAGTGATGTCATAGTAAGGCCTTCAAGGGCTTGATGGGAAGTCGTGATATCATCCAATAGGAGACTGAtcttcatgtgaatattcattattctttttaaaatccttcctgttctgtcaagttggttgttgatcattgctagaaagccattttcaagtctttccatagattttaaagacgatttaagtccaaactgtaactaggtcactcaggaacattcaatgtcatcttggtaagctcctccagtgtagatttggccttgtggtttaggttattgtcctgttaggACAGTTTTAGTTTACAGTTTTAGTAACATTTAGTTTCCTTATATTACGCttggaaaacagttttcatgggcacagaaatTCCAAATCATTTGAATTTGCTAAATTCAATGGTTCTAATCGAGAGTCaccttaactttattgacaacacccaaatggatactgtcattaacgcagttcttcaataattacacataattcttaatactgtagctgtttagttagtcacatgttcaactatcatcagctgatccaggaaataaTTTTCTAAATGACAGTcaaatgacaaacatcacgacatgcaacaaaaaccaaagtgcttcttcattcattactctggtaaagacagttatgccgtgctccatgttggatccaacatccctaacaaattgatgtttataatgttattgtctgcttgatttacagtagggtctcgttagtctgtttggacacggagatacttagctcataatgtgtagagaactgttccttgatggataggctattgtacaacacacagagctattttcctatatttgttgttaggtgaagttatgggtcctacagtaggtctatgttgttgttaggtgaagttatggctcctacagtaggtctatgttattgttaggtaatGTTATGGTTCCTACAGTAGgtatatgttattgttaggtaatgttatgggtcctacagtaggtctatgttgttgttatgggtcctacagtaggtctatgttgttgttaggtgaagttatggctcctacagtaggtctatgttgttgttaggtgaagttatgggtcctacagtaggtctatgttgttgttatgggtcctacagtaggtctatgttattgttatgggtcctacagtaggtctatgttgttgttaggtaatGTTATGGTTCCTACAGTAGgtatatgttattgttaggtaatgttatgggtcctacagtaggtctatgttgttgttatgggtcctacagtaggtctatgttgttgttaggtgaagttatggctcctacagtaggtctatgttgttgttaggtgaagttatggctcctacagtaggtctatgttattgttaggtgacgttatgggtcctacagtaggtctatgttgttgttatgggtcctagagTACACTATGTATGTCATGCAACAACAACTAAAGTGCTTCTTCGTTCATTACAGGTATATTTGTTGTTATGTGAAGTTATGGGACAATTTGGCAAACAGTGTACAAACCCTCATTGTCAGGTTGATGGAAAAGCTAGacaaagagcattttactggttgaagggttttttaaatacaaagcggttgatttgcgatgatcacacaaacattatattaagcaggacattcaaacgagccttacaattataatccaaagaagtgtgaaatgcactcataagcaacctggaaatggaggctactcccctgagttttcacccattcacattcagaatactttgtgaaaaactaaaatctttgctatAACTATTATCCTCACAAGCGGGAAGGAGTTTCTacaaccagatatactacatctataactagtggtttcctcattaccagatatgctacatccataactatcggtttcctcattaccagatatactacatccataactagtggtttcctcattactagatatactacatccataactagtggtttcctcattagcagggaggtgtttctacaatttgattgtatGTGCTTCGCCCTCGTGccgcaattttattaaacacagaaaggggcccatattggagaccaaaagtcatctggctcaatcatcgatgttactactaatgtgaaaacaatacaaaatatgaTTATtgttgctcattttaagacaaatgtcaaatcattacattcattacagacgtcagttgttgtacaacatcatggctacgctgttggcatcaccttttacagtgaatTTCCACTGTTGTGGGCCTTGAACcatttgactttgttgttcacacaggagagagacgggactatcgtggatcctctgggaatcctcaacaacctcatgatgctgacgaggcagagaagagtctctccacatcagaactcctccagaaacaccagcagagacccacagggaagaaatctcattgctgctctgactgtggaaagagattcacctcatcaggcattaaaattcatcagagaacacacacaggagagaaaccttatagctgtgttcaatgtgggaagagttttgatcAATCTTGCCATCTGATTCAACACCAgacaatacacacaggagagaaaccttatagctgtgatcaatgtgggaagtgttttactacatctaaccatctgactctacaccagagaacacacacaggagagaaaccttatagctgtgatcaatgtgggaagagttttggtcattcTGGCactctgactttacaccagagaatacacacaggagagaaaccttatagctgtggtcaatgtgggaagagtttttgtcaagctagtgatctgacagtgcaccagagaacacacacaggagagaaaccttatagctgtggtcaatgtgggaagagttttactcagtcaaccggcctgatatcacaccagagaacacacacaggagagaaaccttatagctgtggtcaatgtgggaagagttttactgcatctggctctctgacattacaccagagaacacacacaggagagaaaccttatagctgtgatcaatgtgggaagagtttttgtcaatctagtgatctgacagtgcaccagagaacacacacaggagagaaaccttatagctgtgatcaatgtgggaagagttttggtgcatCTAGCACattgactatacaccagagaacacacacaggagagacaccttatagttgtggtcaatgtgggaagagttttactacatctagcaatctgactctacaccagagaacacacacaggagagacaccttatagctgtggtcaatgtgggaagagttttactcagtcaaccagcctgatatcacaccagagaacacacacaggagagaaaccttacagctgtggtcaatgtgggaagagttttactacatctggccatctgactctacaccagagaatacacacaggagagaaaccgtatagctgtggtcaatgtgggaagagttttggtcgatctggccagctgacattacaccagagaatacacacaggagagaaaccttacagctgtggtcaatgtgggaagagttttactacatctggtcatctgactctacaccagagaacacacacaggagagaaaccttacagctgtggtcaatgtgggaagagttttactacatctagcaatctgactctacaccagagaaaacacacaggagagaagccttatatctGTGATCAATGTAGGATGAGTTTTACTtcatctagccagctgacttcacaccagagaacacacacaggagagaaaccttatatctgtgatcaatgtgggatgagttttactacatcaagccatctgattcgacaccagagaacacacacaggagagaagccttatagttgTAATCACTGTGAGAAGAGTTTTCCTACATCTAGGCagctgactttacaccagagaacacacacaggagagaaaccttatagttgtaatcattgtgagaagagttttcctacatctagccagctgacttcacaccagagaacacacacaggagagaaacctctccgctgtgatcaatgtgacaagagatactctgataaaagatctctgatcaaacataagaaaatacatacatgaagaagttgtttcatgatatcaatgaaataatgtcacaatgtagaatgttttaacattgtagtaggagtattttaatgatgtcacaatgtagaatgttttaacattgtagtaagagtattttaatgatgtcacaatgtagaatgttttaacattgtagtaggagtattttaatgatgtcacaatgtagaatgttttaacattgtaggagtattttaatgatgttctaCCTTATCCTTATCCTTTGCCCTGTTCAATTGATTgcagcatgatatggatattagcctcagcggaaaatccaggctctgaattgaaagagtattatttaacaaaaagtgacaaacaaaaaaagagctgtgttacacttactgcgttggtgacccactttaatcaaaatgcagcacttcaaaatgtagccagctgttttctacaagttgaaaaagctgcttgtttaaaaaaatacatgtaagatgataattgttgcagatgtttgtgtatatacacacatgaaagcagtataataaattgtactataatcaattttattaacaatctgacatcactccagtatttcttgacaacattcaaatgctaattgtcttcattccactactgaagaagcatgaatcaaatcacctcatatttcaaa containing:
- the LOC129845751 gene encoding zinc finger protein 135-like, coding for MVLRNRAVITTGEIRDYRGSSGEPQQPHDAVEAEKSLSRSEHLKKHQQRSTGKGTHCYSDCGKRFTSSGITFHQRTHKGEKSYSCGQCGKNFTTSSKLTLHQRTHTGEKSYSCDQCGKSFTTSNNLTLHQRTHTGEKPYSCDQCGKSFTTSSSLTVHQRTHTGEKPYCCGQCGKSFTTSGQLTLHQRTHTGEKSFSCGQCGKSFGRSGHLTSHQRTHTGEKSYSCGQCGKSFGASSTLTSHQRTHTGEKSYSCGQCGKSFGASSTLTVHQRTHTGEKPYSCGQCGKSFGASSTLTLHQRTHTGEKSYSCGQCGKSFTTSSNLTQHQRIHTGEKSYSCGQCGKSFGRSGHLTLHQRIHTGEKPYSCGQCGKSFTTSSNLTVHQRTHTGEKPYSCRQCGKSFTTSGNLTLHQRIHTGEKLNSCGQCGKSFVRSGQLTLHQRIHTGEKRYS
- the LOC129845757 gene encoding zinc finger protein 271-like — protein: VVGLEPFDFVVHTGERRDYRGSSGNPQQPHDADEAEKSLSTSELLQKHQQRPTGKKSHCCSDCGKRFTSSGIKIHQRTHTGEKPYSCVQCGKSFDQSCHLIQHQTIHTGEKPYSCDQCGKCFTTSNHLTLHQRTHTGEKPYSCDQCGKSFGHSGTLTLHQRIHTGEKPYSCGQCGKSFCQASDLTVHQRTHTGEKPYSCGQCGKSFTQSTGLISHQRTHTGEKPYSCGQCGKSFTASGSLTLHQRTHTGEKPYSCDQCGKSFCQSSDLTVHQRTHTGEKPYSCDQCGKSFGASSTLTIHQRTHTGETPYSCGQCGKSFTTSSNLTLHQRTHTGETPYSCGQCGKSFTQSTSLISHQRTHTGEKPYSCGQCGKSFTTSGHLTLHQRIHTGEKPYSCGQCGKSFGRSGQLTLHQRIHTGEKPYSCGQCGKSFTTSGHLTLHQRTHTGEKPYSCGQCGKSFTTSSNLTLHQRKHTGEKPYICDQCRMSFTSSSQLTSHQRTHTGEKPYICDQCGMSFTTSSHLIRHQRTHTGEKPYSCNHCEKSFPTSRQLTLHQRTHTGEKPYSCNHCEKSFPTSSQLTSHQRTHTGEKPLRCDQCDKRYSDKRSLIKHKKLTSPNMSSLNISPLVKEEGVCWTEKEALGLNIVVKEEKEEEDITVKIEVEGEAVTVKEEEKDVTVKEEEDAFRVKEEEEDVTVKEEDAVFGVKMEGEITVTLKDEEVEIGDLSNTRERRDYRGSSGNPQQPHDADEAEKSLSTSELLQKHQQRPTGKKSHCCSDCGKGCKSSSELKIHARVHTGEKPYSCDQCGKSFGRSGQLTSHQRIHTGEKPYSCDQCGKRCTTSYSLTIHQRKHTGEKPYSCDQCGKSFGASCYLTVHQKIHTGEKPYSCGQCGKSFVQSGSLTVHQRTHTQHTGGKPFSCGQCGKSFGRSGQLTSHQRIHTGEKPYICAQCGNSFASSSNLTSHQRTQTGEKPHSCDQCGKSFGASCYLTVHQKIHTGEKPYSCGQCGKSFVRSGQLTSHQRIHTGEKPYICGQCGKRCTTSYSLTVHQRKHTGEKPYSCGQCGKSFVQSGSLTVHQRKHTQHTGEKPHSCDQCGKSFTTSSSLTSHQRTHTGERPYSCDQCGKSYTTSSHLTSHQRTHTGEKPHSCDQCDKRYSDKRYLIKHQEIHT